From a region of the Solanum stenotomum isolate F172 chromosome 2, ASM1918654v1, whole genome shotgun sequence genome:
- the LOC125856167 gene encoding receptor-like serine/threonine-protein kinase At1g78530 → MVAHVGDFDISKILAVSKSMAHTETLGTLGYIALEYGSEGIVSASGNVCGYGIMLMEVLTKRRPTDEEICNENLELRKWITQSFSGSMMDVTNFFPEEEQIPSKSEIYIASMIELALDCTKETPKTRISMKEVVKIRLNKIKNTFLET, encoded by the exons ATGGTGGCTCATGTTGGTGATTTTGACATCTCTAAAATTTTAGCCGTAAGCAAGTCCATGGCACATACCGAGACATTGGGAACTCTTGGATACATTGCACTAG AATATGGCTCAGAAGGAATAGTGTCCGCTAGTGGTAATGTTTGCGGTTACGGCATCATGTTGATGGAGGTTTTAACCAAAAGAAGGCCAACGGATGAAGAGATATGCAATGAAAATCTTGAGTTGAGGAAATGGATAACACAATCATTTTCAGGGAGTATGATGGACGTTACCAACTTTTTTCCCGAGGAAGAACAAATCCCTAGTAAAAGTGAAATCTACATAGCCTCCATGATAGAATTGGCTTTAGACTGCACAAAGGAAACGCCAAAAACCAGAATAAGCATGAAAGAAGTAGTGAAGATCAGGCTTAACAAAATCAAGAACACATTTCTCGAAACATAA
- the LOC125856166 gene encoding BURP domain-containing protein 12-like — protein MDVKLGFCVLVSLILLAAYGTGARKIVEGNSDDNHEQALKEIYGSGYTFDYYKSKQGVDDNHQQEISGLGDIFRSWYKQGNDEKEISSLGNIFRSSYKQGNDKKEISDLGNIFRSSYKQGNDEKEISDLGNIFRSSYKQGNDEKEISDLGNIYRSSYKQGNDKHVKKHDSFFFLMDDLKIGKIMTLSFQTRRNLTSFPKKTVDSIPFSQVKSMENTLRICEDSPIKGEGKYCATSAEAMLDFVQGVIGEKTQIKALTTITTHDISPLLHRYTXPIFICYVACLVKLFMFVFPVNVLSMLLMI, from the exons ATGGATGTTAAGCTTGGTTTTTGTGTACTTGTCTCCCTAATTCTGCTG GCTGCTTATGGAACAGGAGCTAGAAAAATTGTTGAAGGAAATTCTGATGACAATCATGAGCAAGCATTAAAAGAGATTTACGGTTCCGGATACACGTTCGATTATTATAAATCGAAACAGGGAGTTGATGACAATCATCAACAAGAGATTTCAGGTTTAGGGGACATCTTTCGTAGTTGGTATAAACAGGGGAATGATGAGAAAGAGATTTCCAGTTTAGGAAATATCTTTCGTAGTTCGTATAAACAGGGCAATGATAAGAAGGAGATTTCCGATTTAGGAAACATCTTTCGTAGTTCGTATAAACAGGGAAATGATGAGAAGGAGATTTCCGATTTAGGAAACATCTTTCGTAGTTCGTATAAACAGGGAAATGATGAGAAGGAGATTTCTGATTTAGGAAACATCTATCGTAGTTCATATAAACAGGGCAACGATAAGCATGTGAAAAAACATGATTCATTTTTCTTCCTTATGGATGATctaaaaatagggaaaataatGACTCTCTCCTTTCAAACACGAAGAAATCTAACTTCTTTTCCCAAAAAAACAGTTGATTCCATTCCATTTTCACAAGTTAAATCCATGGAAAATACATTGAGAATATGCGAAGATTCGCCTATAAAAGGAGAGGGAAAGTACTGTGCCACATCTGCGGAGGCAATGCTGGATTTCGTGCAAGGAGTCATTGGAGAAAAAACCCAAATCAAAGCTCTGACAACGATAACAACTCATGATATTTCTCCCCTGCTTCATCGTTATACAATNCCTATCTTTATTTGTTATGTTGCATGTCTAGTAAAACTCTTTATGTTTGTTTTTCCCGTAAACGTGTTGAGTATgcttttgatgatataa